The following coding sequences lie in one Flagellimonas eckloniae genomic window:
- a CDS encoding leucine-rich repeat domain-containing protein, with amino-acid sequence MTEEFIKQGFWNTTQFNRINQDSITDIEEYNDSDKLSLFITQLSDRSAYQQNKLVDKWCSKLPELDKVKYLWLPSRVNQKIFNAICNMPNLEGLWIKWSGIKSIDELINLKKLKHLHLGSSSQINDIGMLSSLPSLKTLHMEQLNKISDFRCIGKLTQLIGLGIDGSIWTPQKIDSLEFIKQISGLRYFTMTNSRLKSKSFEPLLALKLLVRFNSSWNYPESEFSILQTHPSLKYGNIETSWKELKSGLE; translated from the coding sequence ATGACAGAAGAATTCATAAAACAAGGTTTTTGGAACACAACTCAATTTAATAGAATAAATCAGGACTCAATTACTGATATTGAGGAATATAATGATTCAGATAAGTTAAGTTTATTTATAACACAGCTTTCGGATAGGAGTGCTTATCAACAAAATAAATTAGTGGATAAGTGGTGCTCGAAATTACCAGAGTTGGATAAAGTAAAATATTTATGGCTGCCATCAAGAGTGAATCAAAAGATTTTTAATGCGATATGTAATATGCCTAACTTGGAAGGACTTTGGATAAAATGGAGTGGGATAAAAAGTATAGACGAATTAATTAATCTGAAAAAATTAAAGCACCTACATTTGGGCAGCTCATCTCAAATCAACGATATTGGTATGCTTTCTTCCTTGCCAAGTTTAAAAACACTTCATATGGAGCAACTAAATAAAATTTCTGACTTTAGATGTATAGGTAAACTTACTCAGTTAATTGGACTTGGAATTGACGGAAGTATTTGGACGCCTCAAAAGATAGATAGTCTAGAATTTATCAAACAAATAAGTGGATTGAGATATTTTACTATGACTAATTCACGATTGAAGTCAAAATCTTTTGAACCCTTATTGGCGTTAAAGTTATTGGTAAGATTCAATTCTTCATGGAACTATCCTGAGAGTGAGTTTTCAATTTTGCAAACTCACCCATCATTAAAATACGGTAATATTGAGACATCTTGGAAGGAATTAAAAAGCGGATTGGAATAA
- the gltX gene encoding glutamate--tRNA ligase: MSQKVRVRFAPSPTGPLHIGGVRTALFNYLFAKKHGGDFVLRIEDTDQNRYVEGAEAYIVEALNWCGIPFDEGPTSAPLSAGSKEGSFGPYRQSERKHMYKEYALQLIEKGHAYYAFDTSERLDFHRKDHEEKGKTFIYNWHNRLKLSNSLSLTAKEVQEKLNSGEDYVIRFKSPQDQELVLQDIIRGEIKIDTNILDDKILFKSDGMPTYHLANIVDDHLMEITHVIRGEEWLPSLALHQLLYNAFEWEAPAFAHLPLIMKPVGKGKLSKRDGEKGGFPVFPLSWNESQGYREAGYFPEAVVNFLALLGWNPGTEQELFSLEELIEAFSLERVNKSGARFDPEKTKWYNHQYLQKKSDKELAALFAPIIAVRSSAVETSFDGDYIEKVVSLIKERADFVSDFWELGNYFFEAPTSYNEKAVKKQWKEDTPQLMQKVAEILEATEDFSSETVETHVKAWITDTELSFGKVMGPLRLIIVGELKGPHIFDILALIGKEESMGRIKRALEVLG; encoded by the coding sequence ATGAGTCAAAAAGTACGGGTTCGTTTTGCGCCCAGCCCAACCGGGCCATTACATATTGGAGGTGTACGCACCGCTTTGTTCAATTATTTGTTTGCCAAAAAACATGGTGGTGATTTTGTCCTCCGAATAGAGGATACAGATCAAAACCGTTATGTGGAAGGTGCCGAAGCGTATATTGTGGAAGCCTTAAACTGGTGCGGTATTCCTTTTGATGAAGGGCCCACTTCGGCTCCGCTCAGTGCAGGCTCCAAAGAAGGAAGCTTTGGCCCGTACCGACAAAGTGAGCGTAAACACATGTACAAGGAATATGCCTTACAGCTTATTGAAAAAGGGCATGCCTATTATGCGTTTGACACTTCGGAGCGATTAGATTTTCACCGAAAAGATCATGAAGAAAAGGGCAAGACCTTTATCTATAATTGGCACAACCGATTAAAGCTTTCCAATTCCCTTTCATTGACCGCTAAAGAGGTGCAGGAGAAACTGAATTCTGGAGAAGATTATGTAATCCGTTTTAAGTCTCCACAAGACCAAGAATTGGTTTTGCAGGATATCATCCGTGGGGAAATTAAAATAGACACGAATATTCTTGACGATAAAATCCTATTCAAAAGTGATGGTATGCCTACTTATCATTTAGCAAATATTGTAGATGACCATTTAATGGAAATAACCCATGTGATTCGTGGTGAAGAGTGGCTTCCTTCTTTAGCGCTTCATCAATTATTATATAATGCTTTTGAATGGGAAGCTCCGGCATTTGCACATCTTCCACTTATTATGAAGCCTGTCGGTAAAGGAAAATTGAGCAAGCGCGATGGTGAAAAAGGAGGGTTTCCGGTCTTTCCATTGTCTTGGAACGAATCTCAGGGCTATCGGGAAGCGGGATATTTTCCAGAGGCTGTTGTCAACTTTTTGGCACTTTTGGGATGGAACCCTGGAACGGAACAAGAACTGTTTAGTTTAGAGGAATTGATTGAAGCTTTTAGCTTGGAACGTGTGAACAAATCTGGCGCACGCTTTGATCCTGAAAAAACGAAATGGTACAATCATCAATACCTACAAAAGAAAAGCGACAAAGAACTTGCGGCCTTGTTTGCTCCAATTATCGCTGTCAGGTCGAGCGCAGTCGAGACCTCTTTTGACGGGGATTATATTGAAAAGGTTGTCTCTTTAATAAAAGAGCGAGCCGATTTTGTCTCTGATTTTTGGGAACTGGGCAATTACTTCTTTGAAGCGCCTACATCGTACAACGAAAAAGCGGTTAAAAAACAGTGGAAGGAAGATACGCCTCAGTTGATGCAAAAAGTGGCTGAAATTTTGGAGGCCACTGAAGATTTTAGCTCTGAAACTGTTGAAACCCATGTAAAAGCATGGATTACGGATACTGAACTTTCCTTTGGAAAAGTGATGGGGCCGTTGCGGCTTATTATTGTTGGGGAGCTAAAAGGCCCCCATATTTTTGATATTCTTGCTCTTATTGGAAAAGAGGAAAGTATGGGGAGGATAAAAAGGGCTTTGGAGGTTTTGGGTTAA
- a CDS encoding gliding motility-associated C-terminal domain-containing protein, giving the protein MKKTNSYNSILVIVFTIMLLGANTLTAQVLNQPLAADNPNLAGNSAWTAACASDSFNEYFVEFSWNAPLVDSSNEFILELSDSNGNFGDPTELSRVSNDNIDFEVLFRFEVPNTVRGENYKFRVRSTSPVKTSPASDAYPMHFVDYNLPLLVSEDGSGSIPPGGEIQICDGNPVTLMPHNIPNADTYRYNWYRSGTLLSEKSESLTVSTAGMYYVELDYGSVCSGSANTLSNTIEITTGSGLGVAISGSDDIGLCSPDPYTLQANLNGSGLTYTWYKDGNIVSGPTLEGHTYDIDTTIDGFAGSYEVETDGPSACLERSSAVTVRNLGDFAVTRENEENIVLLPSQSKTISVSSSATTPTYQWYKDGTPITDATNNILTITETGIYFARVTENGGGCSGAPRDSETTTVVSPDSFEFVVDYAGAYTSCQNTDVTLSLSTINAVGGGARTDVTSDLQSAFSYQWVNEGSNISGETSKTITISNFESNGTYRLDGSLDSFTATSNDLPVKLVVNQPLEINANGTVLCDGGDPIVFNSSEGLDDETFEWLKDGVVIDTTTENITATEIGVYQLVIKTHDCPVISNEITIREFDESLLVLDGSEEITIIEGETETLTASGADSYEWFDTNNTLLGSQNFYSFEAEGEYLLVADFGNCSISKIITVTYRDTFSIPNVITVNGDGINDLWVLPNTYSRSEDVLVTIYDERGKEIFSQTNYENNWPQSTTAFNNQNMIFYYTVSKGGENLKQGTITVIR; this is encoded by the coding sequence ATGAAGAAAACTAATTCGTATAATAGCATTCTTGTGATTGTATTTACAATTATGCTGCTTGGCGCCAACACTTTAACGGCACAAGTACTTAATCAACCTTTAGCGGCAGACAATCCAAATCTAGCAGGTAATTCTGCTTGGACGGCCGCATGTGCTTCTGATAGTTTCAATGAGTATTTCGTGGAATTTTCCTGGAACGCTCCTCTTGTGGACTCTTCCAATGAGTTTATCCTTGAACTTTCAGATTCCAATGGAAATTTTGGAGATCCCACCGAATTAAGTCGTGTTTCCAATGACAATATCGATTTTGAGGTACTGTTTCGATTTGAAGTTCCCAACACCGTTCGTGGTGAAAATTACAAGTTTAGAGTTCGTAGTACCAGTCCTGTAAAGACAAGTCCAGCTTCGGATGCTTATCCCATGCACTTTGTTGATTACAATTTACCCTTGTTGGTTAGTGAAGATGGAAGCGGAAGCATACCCCCAGGTGGAGAAATACAAATATGTGATGGGAATCCAGTAACATTGATGCCACACAACATTCCAAATGCAGATACATATCGATATAACTGGTATAGAAGCGGTACACTTTTATCAGAAAAATCAGAAAGTCTTACCGTATCTACTGCTGGTATGTATTACGTTGAACTTGATTACGGATCCGTATGCTCTGGTTCTGCAAACACACTTTCGAATACAATTGAAATTACCACAGGTAGTGGGTTGGGTGTAGCAATAAGTGGTTCTGATGATATTGGGCTTTGCTCTCCAGACCCATACACCTTACAAGCAAATCTAAATGGATCAGGCCTAACCTATACTTGGTACAAGGACGGCAACATCGTTTCAGGTCCCACACTAGAGGGGCATACTTACGATATTGACACCACGATAGATGGTTTTGCGGGATCGTACGAAGTTGAGACTGATGGTCCAAGCGCTTGTTTAGAAAGATCTTCTGCCGTTACGGTTAGGAATCTTGGAGACTTTGCTGTGACCAGGGAAAATGAGGAAAATATCGTTTTACTGCCATCCCAAAGCAAAACAATCTCTGTATCGTCTTCAGCGACCACTCCAACATATCAATGGTATAAAGACGGCACCCCGATTACAGATGCCACCAATAATATTTTGACTATTACAGAAACGGGCATTTACTTCGCTAGGGTCACTGAAAATGGTGGTGGTTGCTCAGGCGCTCCAAGGGATTCAGAAACCACAACTGTTGTTTCTCCAGATTCTTTTGAGTTTGTTGTAGACTATGCAGGAGCATATACCTCTTGTCAAAATACCGATGTAACGCTTAGCCTTTCAACTATAAATGCCGTTGGAGGTGGAGCAAGAACAGATGTCACATCTGACTTGCAATCAGCTTTTTCATACCAATGGGTAAACGAAGGAAGCAATATAAGTGGTGAAACATCCAAAACGATTACGATATCCAATTTTGAAAGCAACGGCACGTATAGACTTGACGGTAGCTTGGATAGTTTTACTGCAACTTCAAACGACCTACCTGTTAAACTTGTGGTGAACCAACCGTTGGAAATTAACGCTAATGGTACTGTTCTGTGTGATGGTGGAGACCCGATTGTATTCAATAGCTCTGAAGGTCTGGATGATGAAACTTTTGAATGGTTAAAAGATGGTGTTGTCATCGATACCACGACTGAAAATATTACTGCAACAGAAATTGGTGTTTATCAACTAGTCATAAAGACACATGACTGTCCTGTTATATCCAATGAAATCACAATTAGAGAATTTGATGAATCTCTTCTTGTGTTAGACGGATCTGAAGAAATTACAATTATTGAGGGTGAAACCGAAACCCTAACAGCGAGTGGCGCAGACTCTTATGAATGGTTTGATACCAACAATACCCTTTTAGGCTCACAGAACTTTTACTCTTTTGAAGCAGAGGGAGAATATCTTTTAGTTGCTGATTTTGGCAATTGTAGCATAAGCAAGATCATAACCGTCACTTACAGGGATACCTTTTCAATTCCAAATGTTATCACGGTTAATGGAGATGGCATAAATGATTTATGGGTTTTACCAAACACCTATTCAAGAAGCGAAGATGTTCTGGTAACAATTTATGATGAAAGGGGTAAAGAAATCTTTAGCCAAACCAATTATGAAAACAACTGGCCACAATCAACAACAGCCTTCAACAACCAAAATATGATTTTTTACTATACGGTTTCCAAAGGAGGTGAAAACCTAAAACAAGGAACCATAACAGTCATCAGATAA
- a CDS encoding POTRA domain-containing protein, whose product MKKLFLLCLLFCTTLGFAQNQKITKLEFEGLKRTKESFLRRLVKVRPNTVYDSVLVKQDIERLKRLPGIANAKDSIYGIGDEKTLVYQIEENFTIIPGLRISTANNGEFAFRVSAFEFNLFGNNQLIGGFYERDVFNSYGVFWEHPFLFSDKLGVGFNYQDNTSQEPVFFEEGVKDYRFNSRSVEGSLLFSFDFKNEAELGASFVKERYDFIGDEPLAGRPLALEADKLIYRGQYRYVDLDIDYQYFDGTINEFTTQYISFLSGDELGTQFLGDFLSIRNDLIHYRKIGARGNWANRLRFAAAFGNEDSPFAPFTLDNQLNIRGVGNTVDRGTAALVLNTEYRQTLYEKGWFVVQGNAFIDAGSWRTPGEDFGQLFDGSSTRLYSGLGFRLIHKRIFNAVFRLDYGVGISNESTNGIVFGIGQYF is encoded by the coding sequence GTGAAAAAGCTATTTTTACTTTGCCTCCTGTTTTGCACCACATTAGGATTTGCGCAAAATCAGAAAATAACCAAATTAGAATTTGAAGGACTTAAACGCACCAAAGAATCTTTTTTAAGAAGATTGGTAAAAGTTAGACCAAATACTGTTTATGATTCTGTTTTGGTCAAACAAGATATTGAACGTTTAAAACGATTGCCGGGAATAGCAAATGCAAAAGACAGTATTTATGGCATAGGTGATGAAAAAACGCTTGTTTATCAAATAGAAGAAAATTTCACCATTATTCCTGGGTTGCGAATCTCAACAGCGAACAATGGAGAATTTGCATTTAGGGTATCTGCGTTCGAGTTTAATCTGTTTGGGAACAATCAACTTATAGGTGGTTTTTATGAAAGAGATGTCTTCAATTCATATGGTGTGTTTTGGGAACATCCCTTTTTATTCAGTGATAAATTGGGTGTAGGATTCAACTATCAGGACAATACCTCGCAAGAACCGGTTTTTTTTGAAGAAGGGGTGAAAGACTATCGTTTTAACTCAAGAAGTGTGGAAGGAAGTTTGCTCTTTTCATTCGATTTTAAGAATGAGGCAGAACTTGGAGCTTCTTTTGTAAAAGAGCGTTATGATTTTATAGGGGATGAACCTTTAGCTGGAAGGCCTCTTGCTTTGGAAGCAGACAAACTGATCTATAGGGGACAGTACCGATATGTGGATTTAGATATTGACTATCAATATTTTGATGGTACCATAAATGAATTTACTACACAATACATAAGCTTTTTAAGTGGAGATGAACTTGGCACCCAGTTTTTGGGCGATTTTTTATCTATTCGAAATGATTTGATTCACTATAGAAAAATAGGAGCAAGAGGAAATTGGGCAAATAGACTTCGGTTTGCGGCGGCTTTTGGAAATGAAGATTCTCCTTTTGCACCCTTTACTTTGGACAATCAATTGAACATTAGGGGTGTGGGAAATACAGTAGATAGAGGAACAGCTGCATTGGTCCTAAACACGGAGTACAGACAGACGCTGTATGAAAAAGGATGGTTTGTAGTCCAGGGAAACGCATTTATAGATGCAGGCTCATGGCGAACTCCAGGGGAGGATTTTGGACAGTTGTTTGATGGCTCGTCCACCAGATTATATTCCGGACTGGGATTTCGATTGATTCACAAACGAATCTTTAATGCGGTCTTTCGGTTGGATTATGGCGTTGGAATTTCCAACGAATCTACCAACGGAATTGTGTTTGGAATAGGACAGTATTTTTAA
- a CDS encoding SPFH domain-containing protein: MGNFLLIPLIFVGLVILFSSFFTVKQQTAAIIERFGRFNSIRQSGLQMKIPLIDRIVARVGLKIQQLDVIVETKTLDDVFVKLKVSVQYVVIKSKVYEAFYKLEYPHDQITSYVFDVVRAEVPKMKLDDVFVKKDDIAIAVKSELQDAMLEYGYDIIKTLVTDIDPDAQVKEAMNRINASEREKIAAQFEGDAARILIVEKAKAEAESKRLQGQGIADQRREIARGLEESVEVLNKVGINSQEASALIVVTQHYDTLQSIGEETNTNLILLPNSPQAGSDMLNNMVASFTASNMIGESMKKTNVPKPKK, translated from the coding sequence ATGGGCAACTTTCTTCTTATTCCTTTAATATTCGTTGGGCTTGTTATCTTGTTTTCCTCCTTCTTTACCGTGAAACAACAAACTGCGGCCATCATAGAGCGTTTTGGCCGTTTTAACAGCATTCGCCAATCTGGTCTACAAATGAAAATACCTTTGATTGATAGAATTGTAGCCCGCGTCGGCTTAAAAATTCAGCAATTGGATGTTATCGTAGAAACCAAAACTTTGGATGATGTTTTTGTAAAATTGAAGGTCTCGGTTCAGTATGTGGTTATCAAATCAAAAGTTTACGAGGCGTTCTATAAACTGGAATATCCACATGATCAAATCACTTCTTATGTTTTTGATGTGGTCCGTGCCGAGGTTCCAAAAATGAAATTGGATGATGTCTTTGTAAAAAAAGATGATATCGCCATCGCTGTAAAATCAGAATTGCAAGATGCCATGTTGGAATATGGGTATGACATCATCAAAACATTGGTTACCGATATAGACCCAGATGCTCAGGTAAAAGAAGCCATGAACCGAATCAATGCTTCAGAACGTGAAAAAATTGCAGCGCAATTTGAAGGGGATGCTGCAAGAATCCTAATTGTAGAAAAAGCAAAAGCTGAGGCGGAAAGCAAACGTTTACAAGGACAGGGTATTGCCGATCAGCGTCGGGAAATTGCACGTGGTCTAGAAGAATCTGTTGAGGTTTTGAACAAGGTTGGAATCAATTCGCAAGAAGCGTCTGCTTTAATTGTAGTGACCCAACATTATGATACCCTGCAATCTATTGGTGAGGAAACCAATACCAATCTGATTCTTTTACCAAATTCTCCACAGGCAGGTAGTGACATGTTAAATAATATGGTTGCCTCATTTACGGCTAGCAATATGATTGGGGAATCCATGAAAAAGACAAACGTTCCAAAACCGAAAAAGTAA
- a CDS encoding PorP/SprF family type IX secretion system membrane protein: protein MHTNKPLFLLLFFMLAFSGLRSQEDNAFVVYDVPSQNLLKFNRFLINPTFSTVREDKSYINLFHRNQSVSFNDNNQVYFLSYSGRIGDRSGVGASLFTNREGLFNNFGIHTNYAYGIKLSSKSNFTFGANFSYYQSAFNQNRANALDNDPLLNGLESSSLITFQPGFNISYGNFDFGAFAENLFDYNLKTSESVTEFNEKTYSGHLQYTHQFKNGAGLLEQARLMPLARVRKTGEESLTLGGNLLLDLPKLGWVQAGYDDFYGASAGLGFNLNKNLSVGYTVEKGLSSSFENFGVSHEISLAYSFTPNLTEDRVMLEQENEDLAEADETPQENLTLSEKDLKIAELETKLAENDAILDELLLRQDSIENARERDLERRFETVMKMVRRETRGEKPELEEKAKEVYFANMDSADVLTKKPIQPLANHGLSNTTASKKVIRLKNKTNDRTVASNNRVVKSDKTKRYSRKTVGRFKSFNIPNIESGHYLIANVFKNTKNVDDFVQQLQAQGIDAGYFENPKNGLNYVYLKGYQNKSDAIDAYHSKLNGNYQGDAWVMNVNGVDSYNSFVAVKKTAKSKYGNTALSKNIAESKNNPSQVSYSTHKINGLGSGFYIIANVFENAKNANRFVKELNAKGLNASYFINPENNYRYVYLKKHETWGNALTSYYSKLNASYDDQMWIMRVKPNTNS from the coding sequence ATGCACACGAACAAACCTCTATTCTTACTACTCTTTTTTATGCTTGCCTTTTCTGGGTTACGAAGCCAGGAAGATAATGCATTTGTAGTATATGATGTTCCTTCCCAGAACCTTTTGAAATTCAATAGGTTCTTAATAAACCCAACTTTTTCAACGGTTAGGGAGGATAAATCATACATAAACCTATTTCATAGAAACCAATCGGTATCTTTTAATGATAACAATCAGGTTTATTTCTTGAGTTATAGTGGTAGAATAGGGGACCGTAGCGGTGTAGGTGCAAGTCTATTTACAAATAGAGAAGGGCTTTTTAACAATTTTGGTATTCATACAAACTATGCGTATGGCATAAAACTTAGTTCCAAAAGCAATTTCACATTTGGTGCAAATTTCTCATACTATCAAAGTGCATTCAATCAAAATAGAGCAAACGCTTTAGACAATGATCCGCTTTTAAACGGGTTGGAAAGTAGCTCTTTAATAACGTTTCAACCTGGGTTTAATATTTCCTATGGCAATTTTGATTTTGGTGCTTTTGCTGAAAATCTGTTTGATTATAATCTAAAAACCAGTGAGTCCGTTACCGAATTCAATGAAAAAACGTACTCTGGACACCTACAATATACCCATCAGTTTAAAAATGGTGCTGGATTGTTGGAACAAGCCAGGCTAATGCCTTTGGCCCGCGTAAGAAAGACTGGAGAGGAAAGTCTTACTCTAGGGGGAAACCTCCTTTTAGATTTGCCAAAACTAGGCTGGGTCCAAGCAGGATATGATGATTTTTATGGTGCTTCAGCCGGTCTAGGGTTTAACCTCAACAAAAATCTTTCTGTAGGATATACTGTTGAAAAAGGGTTGTCAAGCAGCTTTGAAAACTTTGGGGTTAGCCATGAGATTTCCTTGGCATACTCGTTTACTCCCAACCTAACTGAAGATAGAGTTATGTTAGAGCAGGAGAATGAGGACCTCGCAGAGGCTGATGAGACCCCTCAAGAAAACCTAACGCTTTCAGAAAAAGACCTAAAAATTGCAGAACTGGAGACAAAATTGGCAGAAAACGATGCCATATTGGACGAACTGTTATTACGACAAGATTCCATTGAAAATGCAAGAGAACGGGATTTAGAAAGACGGTTTGAAACTGTAATGAAAATGGTCAGACGGGAAACAAGAGGCGAAAAACCAGAACTTGAAGAAAAGGCCAAAGAAGTTTATTTCGCTAATATGGATAGCGCCGATGTGCTAACCAAAAAACCAATTCAACCATTGGCAAATCATGGCCTTTCCAATACAACGGCCTCCAAAAAGGTTATTCGTTTGAAAAACAAAACAAATGACCGTACCGTTGCCTCAAATAATAGAGTTGTAAAAAGCGATAAAACAAAACGATATTCTAGAAAAACAGTTGGTCGTTTCAAATCATTTAATATTCCAAATATTGAAAGTGGTCATTATTTGATTGCAAATGTTTTTAAAAACACTAAAAATGTAGATGATTTTGTACAACAATTGCAGGCGCAAGGTATTGACGCAGGTTATTTTGAAAACCCTAAGAACGGACTCAATTACGTCTATTTAAAAGGATATCAAAACAAAAGCGATGCCATTGACGCGTACCATTCCAAATTAAACGGAAATTATCAAGGAGATGCTTGGGTAATGAATGTTAATGGAGTTGATTCCTATAACAGTTTTGTTGCGGTGAAAAAAACAGCCAAATCAAAATATGGCAATACCGCCTTGAGCAAAAATATTGCTGAAAGCAAAAACAATCCTTCCCAAGTTTCGTATTCCACCCATAAAATTAATGGTTTGGGCTCTGGTTTCTACATTATAGCAAACGTCTTTGAAAATGCAAAGAATGCAAATCGTTTCGTAAAAGAATTAAATGCAAAAGGATTAAATGCAAGTTATTTTATTAATCCAGAGAACAATTACAGGTATGTGTACCTCAAAAAACACGAAACCTGGGGCAATGCCCTAACCTCATACTATTCCAAACTAAACGCCTCGTATGATGATCAAATGTGGATCATGCGAGTAAAACCAAATACCAACAGTTAA
- a CDS encoding glutamine--tRNA ligase/YqeY domain fusion protein, which yields MDEEEKSLNFIEHIVEDDLKEGYTRQDLRFRFPPEPNGYLHIGHASSICLNFGLGLRYNAPVNLRFDDTNPAKEESEYVEAIKKDVSWLGYEWDTERYASDYFQQLYDWAVELIKQGKAYVDSQSSEEMAEQKGTPTEPGKESPFRNRSIEENIALFEGMKNGDFEEGKHVLRAKIDMTSSNMLMRDPIMYRVLHKPHHRTNTDWCIYPMYDWTHGESDYIEQVSHSLCTLEFLPHRELYNWFLDQLVDSKKLRPKQREFARRNLSHTVVSKRKLLQLVENGVVDSWDDPRMPTISGLRRRGYTPESIRNFAETIGIAKRENVVDVSLLEFHVREHLNKITRRVMAVLNPLKVVITNYEEGKEEWLEAENNPGDESAGSRQVPFSKELYIEQEDFREEANRKFFRLKLGGEVRLKNGYIIKAESCTKDADGNIAEVQCTYDPKSKSGSGTEESLRKVKGTLHWVSVPHAITAEVRLYDRLFTDATPDAHKEKEFMEFVNPDSLQKITGYLEPSLKDAKVGDRFQFQRLGYFNVDTDSTAENLVFNRTVTLRDTWAKLEQKS from the coding sequence ATGGATGAAGAAGAGAAATCACTGAATTTTATAGAGCATATTGTTGAGGATGATTTGAAGGAAGGCTATACAAGGCAAGACTTGCGTTTTCGGTTCCCTCCAGAGCCAAATGGGTACCTCCATATTGGCCATGCCAGTTCGATTTGTTTAAATTTTGGATTAGGACTTAGGTACAATGCTCCGGTGAATCTTCGGTTTGATGACACCAACCCAGCTAAGGAAGAAAGTGAATATGTTGAAGCCATCAAGAAAGATGTTTCTTGGTTGGGGTATGAGTGGGATACAGAACGTTATGCATCTGATTATTTTCAGCAGCTTTATGACTGGGCGGTTGAGTTGATAAAGCAAGGCAAAGCTTATGTAGACAGTCAAAGTTCAGAGGAAATGGCAGAGCAGAAAGGAACTCCAACAGAACCTGGTAAAGAAAGTCCGTTCAGAAATAGATCCATAGAAGAGAATATTGCTCTTTTTGAAGGCATGAAGAATGGCGATTTTGAAGAAGGAAAACATGTACTACGAGCCAAGATTGACATGACTTCTTCTAATATGTTAATGCGCGACCCTATCATGTATCGTGTGCTGCACAAACCACACCATAGAACAAATACCGATTGGTGTATTTATCCTATGTATGATTGGACCCATGGTGAAAGCGATTATATAGAACAAGTCTCTCATTCCTTATGTACGTTAGAGTTTTTGCCACACAGAGAGTTGTACAATTGGTTTTTAGACCAATTGGTAGATTCTAAAAAACTTCGTCCCAAACAACGTGAGTTTGCCAGAAGAAACCTTAGTCATACAGTTGTAAGCAAGCGAAAATTGTTGCAATTGGTGGAAAATGGTGTAGTTGACAGCTGGGATGATCCACGCATGCCAACCATATCAGGATTAAGAAGGAGAGGATACACTCCGGAATCTATCAGAAATTTTGCAGAAACCATAGGTATTGCCAAAAGAGAAAATGTAGTGGATGTTTCTTTGTTGGAATTTCATGTTAGAGAACACCTGAACAAAATTACTCGGAGAGTAATGGCCGTACTTAATCCACTAAAAGTTGTCATCACCAATTACGAGGAAGGCAAGGAAGAATGGTTGGAAGCTGAGAATAACCCTGGAGATGAATCAGCTGGAAGCCGCCAAGTTCCATTTTCTAAGGAGTTGTACATAGAGCAGGAAGATTTTAGAGAAGAAGCCAACCGCAAGTTTTTTAGATTAAAGCTTGGTGGCGAGGTTCGTCTTAAAAATGGATATATTATAAAAGCGGAAAGTTGCACTAAGGATGCTGATGGAAACATAGCTGAAGTTCAGTGTACATATGACCCTAAAAGTAAAAGTGGCAGTGGTACAGAAGAAAGTTTACGAAAAGTAAAGGGGACCTTGCATTGGGTTTCCGTTCCACATGCAATTACCGCTGAGGTGAGACTGTACGATCGTCTTTTTACAGATGCCACACCAGATGCGCATAAAGAGAAAGAGTTTATGGAATTCGTAAATCCTGATTCTTTGCAAAAAATTACTGGATACTTAGAACCAAGTCTAAAAGACGCGAAAGTTGGAGATAGATTTCAATTTCAACGTCTTGGGTATTTTAATGTGGACACTGATTCAACAGCAGAAAATTTAGTTTTCAACAGAACGGTTACATTAAGGGACACTTGGGCAAAATTGGAGCAAAAAAGCTAA